A stretch of the Dioscorea cayenensis subsp. rotundata cultivar TDr96_F1 chromosome 4, TDr96_F1_v2_PseudoChromosome.rev07_lg8_w22 25.fasta, whole genome shotgun sequence genome encodes the following:
- the LOC120259014 gene encoding uncharacterized protein LOC120259014 has translation MVGDFMVCVDRIIASACFDPHNGLAVAAAPAALVKNGPAGLEEGSSENKKGGSVKKKKKKGGGEVIECRICQEEGEEGDMESPCACNGTLKFAHRKCIQRWCNKKGDITCEICNQVYTPNYSVPPSRATSDVMAIDIRQNWATGIDLNNPHYLAIAAAEQEFLRAEYENYAAASSSGIYCCRTVALILMLLLLVRHILMVIVDSGMVQDISPFFNVSLLQFLGFLLPCYVIVRACYIVQSRRRRQV, from the exons ATGGTTGGCGATTTCATGGTTTGTGTCGATCGGATCATCGCATCCGCTTGTTTTGACCCCCACAATGGTCTTGCCGTGGCTGCTGCGCCGGCGGCGCTTGTGAAGAATGGGCCGGCGGGCTTGGAGGAAGGATCGTCTGAGAATAAGAAGGGTGGGtcggtgaagaagaagaagaagaagggtggAGGAGAGGTTATTGAGTGTAGGATTTGTCAGGAGGAAGGAGAGGAAGGTGATATGGAGTCTCCTTGTGCTTGCAATGGCACCCTCAAG TTTGCCCACAGGAAATGCATTCAAAGATGGTGCAATAAAAAAGGGGACATTACATGTGAAATCTGTAACCAG GTATATACCCCAAACTACTCCGTCCCTCCAAGCAGGGCCACTTCAGATGTGATGGCCATTGATATCAG ACAAAACTGGGCCACTGGGATCGACCTTAACAATCCTCATTATCTAGCCATTGCCGCTGCAGAGCAGGAGTTCCTTCGTGCAGAATATGAAAATTACGCAGCTGCAAGCTCCAGTGGCATATATTGTTGCCGAACTGTTGCTCTCATT TTAATGCTACTGCTGCTTGTGCGCCACATTCTCATGGTCATTGTCGACTCAGGGATGGTTCAAGATATATCACCTTTCTTCAAT GTGTCTCTTCTTCAGTTTCTGGGATTTTTACTGCCGTGCTACGTGATAGTGCGGGCATGCTACATTGTACAAAGCCGGCGGAGGCGTCAG GTTTAA
- the LOC120259016 gene encoding selenoprotein F → MGIAAAAAAAKHLLLLLLISIAPLALADQLSPKECEDLGFTGLALCSDCNTFAEYVKNDHELVSDCRKCCTDDSDDSMSKVTFSGAILEICMRKLVFYPEIVGFIEEDKDEFPSVKVQYVYGSPPKLLMLGDDGFQNESIRIDNWKRENIRRFLKEKVKPDLSAN, encoded by the exons ATGGGgatcgccgccgccgccgccgccgccaagcacctcctcctccttctcctcatCTCCATTGCTCCTCTAGCGCTGGCCGATCAGCTGAGCCCCAAGGAGTGCGAGGATCTTGGCTTCACTGGCCTCGCCCTCTGCTCCGATTGCAACACCTTCGCCGAGTACGTTAAGAACGATCATG AACTGGTATCTGACTGCCGAAAATGTTGCACAGACGATTCGGATGACTCCATGAGTAAg GTTACATTTTCTGGCGCAATTTTGGAGATATGCATGAGAAAATTGGTTTTCTATCCTGAAATAGTGGGATTCATTGAGGAAGACAAAGATGAATTTCCATCTGTGAAAGTTCAATATGTGTACGGTTCTCCCCCAAAACTACTAATGCTGGGTGATGATGGTTTTCAAAATGAAAGCATAAG AATCGACAACTGGAAACGGGAAAACATTCGGCGATTCCTGAAGGAGAAGGTGAAGCCTGATCTATCAGCAAACTGA
- the LOC120259015 gene encoding transcription factor bHLH153 isoform X1, with protein MMMMAEVGEQQRRREPHDYHLYNNTTNNNTNSNNGNSTSNKKLKTGTTTTTTTTLHDGSFHKPISSKQEKNDKFGERVAALQQLVSPFGKTDTASVLSEATGYIRFLHEQLQVLSAPYIGTPTMQNNTQDEKYSLRRRGLCLMPITATQSLSQSNGADLWAPTKHTSYNLHGVP; from the exons atgatgatgatggctgAAGTAGGAGAGCAGCAAAGGAGAAGAGAACCTCATGATTATCATCTCTACAACAacaccaccaacaacaacaccaacagCAACAATGGAAATAGTACTAGTAATAAGAAGCTCAAAACAGGAACTACTACTACCACTACTACTACTCTTCATGATGGTTCTTTCCATAAGCCCATCTCCTCCAAA CAGGAGAAGAATGATAAATTTGGGGAAAGAGTGGCAGCTCTGCAGCAGTTGGTCTCACCATTTGGGAAG ACGGATACTGCATCAGTTCTTTCAGAGGCCACTGGATACATAAGATTCCTTCATGAACAACTGCAG gTGTTAAGTGCTCCTTATATTGGAACTCCAacaatgcaaaacaacacacaa GATGAAAAATATAGCCTGAGAAGGAGAGGATTGTGCTTGATGCCAATTACTGCAACTCAGAGCTTGTCACAAAGCAATGGAGCAGACTTATGGGCTCCCACAAAGCATACAAGCTACAACCTTCATGGTGTTCCTTAG
- the LOC120259013 gene encoding uncharacterized protein LOC120259013 isoform X1: MEFGDSEEVLRALDDCLSRIKWRLRSSAKRRLEIDILSLLTGLRPVVMVDYGGKMPELGEHLCALLHLARKETTIFLQLKIMVIEDMIYIIHVKGLAEHTSLSLNFQPQLFFVDLEQDPPKMILHSEQNAATLELVAIQKKFASLLPSNEDNAGPSLPNAPISTPKVKSSDCDPHGYTNAGESFGFESSEPIDLSDIVKDTKITLPTLNGWLLGYPVVYLFSKDHVADAVYNLSTKYLHIYKILVRRKEASGRKSSEEELMSFTVPYELSQRADKEPWAEMFLTCISAKLESCRRVWMHLRMEVSECYPQAIVL; the protein is encoded by the exons ATGGAGTTTGGGGATTCGGAGGAGGTTCTCAGGGCCTTGGATGATTGCTTATCTCGCATCAAATGGCGCTTGAGGTCTTCCGCCAAGCGCCGTCTGGAGATag ATATCTTGTCTTTGCTCACTGGATTGAGGCCTGTGGTGATGGTGGATTATGGTGGGAAGATGCCGGAGCTAGGAGAACATCTCTGTGCACTGTTACATTTAGCTCGCAAG GAGACGACCATTTTCCTCCAACTAAAGATCATGGTCATAGAAgacatgatatatataatacatgttAAAGGACTTGCCGAACATACCTCGTTAAGTCTAAACTTTCAGCCACAGCTTTTCTTTGTAGACCTTGAACAAGATCCTCCCAAG ATGATATTGCATTCTGAGCAAAATGCAGCTACATTAGAACTTGTAGCGATTCAGAAGAAATTTGCTTCACTATTACCCTCTAATGAAGACAATGCAGGACCTTCACTTCCAAACGCTCCTATTTCTACACCAAAGGTCAAATCTTCAGATTGTGATCCTCACGGTTACACAAATGCTGGTGAGAGCTTTGGTTTTGAATCCTCTGAGCCTATTGATCTGAGTGACATTGTGaaagatactaagatcaccctaCCGACACTGAATGG ATGGCTTCTTGGTTATCCTGTTGTATACTTGTTCAGCAAAGACCATGTCGCTGATGCTGTGTACAATCTCTCTACAAAGTATCTTCACATTTACAAGATTCTAGTCCGCAG AAAAGAAGCATCTGGCAGAAAATCTTCCGAGGAAGAATTAATGAG TTTCACCGTGCCGTACGAACTGAGTCAGAGAGCGGATAAAGAGCCATGGGCGGAAATGTTTCTCACCTGCATATCAGCAAAGCTCGAGAGTTGCAGGCGAGTATGGATGCACCTGAGGATGGAGGTTAGTGAATGTTATCCACAAGCCATTGTGTTATAG
- the LOC120259015 gene encoding transcription factor bHLH153 isoform X2 → MMMMAEVGEQQRRREPHDYHLYNNTTNNNTNSNNGNSTSNKKLKTGTTTTTTTTLHDGSFHKPISSKEKNDKFGERVAALQQLVSPFGKTDTASVLSEATGYIRFLHEQLQVLSAPYIGTPTMQNNTQDEKYSLRRRGLCLMPITATQSLSQSNGADLWAPTKHTSYNLHGVP, encoded by the exons atgatgatgatggctgAAGTAGGAGAGCAGCAAAGGAGAAGAGAACCTCATGATTATCATCTCTACAACAacaccaccaacaacaacaccaacagCAACAATGGAAATAGTACTAGTAATAAGAAGCTCAAAACAGGAACTACTACTACCACTACTACTACTCTTCATGATGGTTCTTTCCATAAGCCCATCTCCTCCAAA GAGAAGAATGATAAATTTGGGGAAAGAGTGGCAGCTCTGCAGCAGTTGGTCTCACCATTTGGGAAG ACGGATACTGCATCAGTTCTTTCAGAGGCCACTGGATACATAAGATTCCTTCATGAACAACTGCAG gTGTTAAGTGCTCCTTATATTGGAACTCCAacaatgcaaaacaacacacaa GATGAAAAATATAGCCTGAGAAGGAGAGGATTGTGCTTGATGCCAATTACTGCAACTCAGAGCTTGTCACAAAGCAATGGAGCAGACTTATGGGCTCCCACAAAGCATACAAGCTACAACCTTCATGGTGTTCCTTAG
- the LOC120259012 gene encoding fructokinase-1-like, with protein MAVGNGTTKEEALVVSFGEMLIDFVPTASGVSLAEAPGFLKAPGGAPANVAIAVTRLGGRAAFVGKLGDDEFGRMLASILQQNGVVDSGIVFDSGARTALAFVTLRADGEREFMFYRNPSADMLLTEAELDRDLISRAAIFHYGSISLITEPCRSAHLRAMEIAKEAGALLSYDPNLRLPLWPSPEEARDQIMSIWDQADIIKVSDVELEFLTGENSVEDDVAMKLWRPTLKLLLITLGDKGCKYYTKDFRGMVESIQVKAVDTTGAGDAFVGAMLRRIVTDQSALQDEKKLREILRFANACGAITTTKKGAIPALPNEAEAQEFLQRV; from the exons ATGGCGGTGGGCAATGGAACAACCAAAGAAGAAGCACTGGTGGTGAGCTTCGGAGAGATGTTGATCGACTTCGTACCAACCGCCTCCGGCGTATCCCTGGCCGAAGCTCCTGGCTTTCTCAAAGCTCCAGGCGGTGCCCCGGCCAACGTCGCCATCGCCGTCACCCGGCTTGGTGGCCGCGCCGCCTTCGTCGGAAAACTCGGTGACGATGAGTTTGGCCGTATGCTCGCCTCGATCCTCCAACAAAACGGCGTCGTTGATTCCGGCATCGTCTTCGACTCCGGCGCCCGCACTGCTTTGGCTTTCGTCACCCTCCGTGCCGACGGCGAGCGTGAGTTCATGTTCTATCGGAACCCTAGCGCCGACATGCTCCTCACCGAGGCCGAGCTCGATCGAGATCtcatttctagg GCTGCAATCTTCCATTATGGATCCATAAGCTTGATCACAGAGCCTTGCAGATCAGCCCATTTAAGAGCAATGGAGATTGCAAAAGAAGCAGGTGCATTACTCTCATATGACCCGAATCTTCGTCTTCCTCTCTGGCCATCGCCGGAGGAAGCACGTGACCAGATCATGAGCATTTGGGACCAAGCCGACATCATAAAGGTCAGTGATGTTGAGCTTGAGTTCCTCACCGGAGAAAACTCCGTTGAAGATGATGTTGCCATGAAACTATGGAGACCAACACTCAAGCTTCTTTTAATAACTTTAGGTGACAAAGGATGCAAATACTACACTAAG GATTTCCGGGGAATGGTTGAGAGCATTCAGGTTAAAGCAGTGGACACGACCGGTGCGGGCGACGCATTTGTCGGAGCTATGCTCCGTAGGATTGTTACTGATCAATCCGCATTGCAA GATGAGAAGAAACTTAGAGAAATACTGAGATTTGCTAATGCATGCGGAGCCATAACTACGACTAAAAAAGGCGCAATTCCTGCTCTGCCGAATGAAGCAGAAGCTCAGGAGTTCCTCCAAAGAGTCTGA
- the LOC120259013 gene encoding uncharacterized protein LOC120259013 isoform X2, translating into MEFGDSEEVLRALDDCLSRIKWRLRSSAKRRLEIDILSLLTGLRPVVMVDYGGKMPELGEHLCALLHLARKMILHSEQNAATLELVAIQKKFASLLPSNEDNAGPSLPNAPISTPKVKSSDCDPHGYTNAGESFGFESSEPIDLSDIVKDTKITLPTLNGWLLGYPVVYLFSKDHVADAVYNLSTKYLHIYKILVRRKEASGRKSSEEELMSFTVPYELSQRADKEPWAEMFLTCISAKLESCRRVWMHLRMEVSECYPQAIVL; encoded by the exons ATGGAGTTTGGGGATTCGGAGGAGGTTCTCAGGGCCTTGGATGATTGCTTATCTCGCATCAAATGGCGCTTGAGGTCTTCCGCCAAGCGCCGTCTGGAGATag ATATCTTGTCTTTGCTCACTGGATTGAGGCCTGTGGTGATGGTGGATTATGGTGGGAAGATGCCGGAGCTAGGAGAACATCTCTGTGCACTGTTACATTTAGCTCGCAAG ATGATATTGCATTCTGAGCAAAATGCAGCTACATTAGAACTTGTAGCGATTCAGAAGAAATTTGCTTCACTATTACCCTCTAATGAAGACAATGCAGGACCTTCACTTCCAAACGCTCCTATTTCTACACCAAAGGTCAAATCTTCAGATTGTGATCCTCACGGTTACACAAATGCTGGTGAGAGCTTTGGTTTTGAATCCTCTGAGCCTATTGATCTGAGTGACATTGTGaaagatactaagatcaccctaCCGACACTGAATGG ATGGCTTCTTGGTTATCCTGTTGTATACTTGTTCAGCAAAGACCATGTCGCTGATGCTGTGTACAATCTCTCTACAAAGTATCTTCACATTTACAAGATTCTAGTCCGCAG AAAAGAAGCATCTGGCAGAAAATCTTCCGAGGAAGAATTAATGAG TTTCACCGTGCCGTACGAACTGAGTCAGAGAGCGGATAAAGAGCCATGGGCGGAAATGTTTCTCACCTGCATATCAGCAAAGCTCGAGAGTTGCAGGCGAGTATGGATGCACCTGAGGATGGAGGTTAGTGAATGTTATCCACAAGCCATTGTGTTATAG